A region from the Saccharomonospora azurea NA-128 genome encodes:
- a CDS encoding AAA family ATPase translates to MRESEQPFFGRTEHLSRVERALADARRGVGGTLVIKGEAGIGKTTLLNRVLASAGDLLVLHAAGVEPEAELPFAGLHLLLRRVEARFDDLVGDRAATLRCALGLRGRADAADGHSVNLAVLALLTALAAERPVVVAVDDAHWLDRPSVDALLFAARRVEGLPLAVLFTVRDGYAPALPTPGLPELRVVGLADTDADALLTAQAPELTAHERRQVLVEARGNPLALLELRRTRSDRAALTTLDTGPPLEGTLLAAFARRVADLPPTTRTVVLIAAADGAISTGTVLAAADRLGAGLDDLAAAEDAGLLAFDDSCLRFGHPLVRAAAYRSASLPDRIAAHRALAAVLTSPDDADRRAWQLAAAAT, encoded by the coding sequence ATGCGAGAGTCCGAACAACCGTTCTTCGGCCGCACCGAACACCTTTCCCGGGTGGAGCGTGCACTGGCCGACGCCCGTCGCGGCGTCGGCGGCACGCTTGTCATCAAGGGCGAAGCGGGCATCGGCAAGACCACGCTTCTCAACCGGGTGCTGGCCTCGGCCGGCGACCTGCTCGTGCTGCACGCGGCGGGCGTCGAACCGGAGGCGGAGCTCCCGTTCGCTGGTCTGCACCTGCTGCTGCGGCGGGTCGAGGCGCGGTTCGACGACCTCGTCGGCGACCGGGCGGCGACGTTGCGGTGCGCTCTCGGGCTCCGAGGGCGCGCCGACGCCGCCGACGGGCACAGCGTCAACCTCGCCGTGCTCGCACTGCTGACGGCGCTCGCGGCCGAGCGGCCGGTCGTGGTCGCCGTCGACGACGCCCACTGGCTCGACCGGCCGTCCGTCGACGCCCTGCTGTTCGCGGCCCGGCGCGTGGAGGGGTTGCCCCTGGCCGTCCTCTTCACTGTGAGGGACGGGTACGCGCCCGCGCTGCCGACTCCCGGGCTGCCGGAACTGCGGGTGGTGGGACTCGCCGACACCGACGCCGACGCCCTCCTGACCGCGCAGGCTCCGGAGCTCACGGCACACGAGCGTCGACAGGTGCTGGTCGAGGCCCGCGGCAACCCCCTCGCCCTGCTGGAACTGCGGCGCACGCGGTCCGACCGGGCTGCGTTGACGACGTTGGACACCGGACCGCCGCTGGAGGGCACGCTGCTCGCGGCGTTCGCCAGGCGCGTCGCGGACCTCCCACCGACCACCCGCACCGTGGTGCTGATCGCCGCGGCCGACGGGGCGATCAGCACGGGCACGGTGCTCGCGGCCGCGGACCGCCTCGGTGCCGGGCTCGACGATCTCGCCGCCGCCGAGGATGCGGGACTGCTCGCGTTCGACGACTCGTGCCTGCGCTTCGGACACCCACTCGTGCGCGCGGCGGCGTACCGGTCGGCGTCGCTGCCCGACCGCATCGCGGCTCACCGGGCGCTGGCGGCCGTGCTGACGAGCCCGGACGACGCCGACCGCAGAGCGTGGCAGCTCGCCGCCGCCGCGAC
- a CDS encoding helix-turn-helix transcriptional regulator has protein sequence ASLADASHAFALLDLGRGRHDAALHHLDAAPRGGVTGWLPTAAALAEATARTHNADTDPAARHRRWHRARDAVDAYAQATRHSGTDRTRAVTLRMRALLAECAPEGCADEPDALYARAVDLHRRDPHAAFDRARTELGYGEFLRRRRRTTEARAHLRTASTIFEKLGAQAWAERARTELRASGEQLRPHAAGSSELIARLTPQEQRVVGLAADGLSNRAIGERLFLSPRTVGYHLYKAFPKLGVASRRELARLGLPG, from the coding sequence GCGTCGCTGGCGGATGCGAGCCACGCCTTCGCCCTGCTCGACCTCGGCCGTGGTCGCCACGACGCGGCCTTGCACCACCTCGACGCCGCGCCACGCGGTGGTGTGACCGGGTGGCTGCCGACCGCCGCGGCGCTGGCCGAAGCCACGGCCCGCACACACAACGCGGACACCGACCCGGCCGCCCGGCACCGCCGCTGGCACCGGGCCCGGGACGCCGTCGACGCGTACGCGCAGGCGACCCGGCACAGCGGGACCGACCGGACCCGGGCCGTGACACTGCGCATGCGGGCGTTGCTCGCCGAGTGCGCGCCCGAGGGCTGCGCCGACGAACCGGACGCGTTGTACGCGCGGGCCGTCGACCTGCACCGGCGGGACCCGCACGCCGCCTTCGACCGCGCCCGCACCGAACTCGGGTACGGGGAGTTCCTGCGCCGTCGACGTCGGACCACGGAAGCCCGTGCTCACCTCCGGACGGCGAGCACGATCTTCGAGAAGCTGGGGGCGCAAGCGTGGGCGGAGCGAGCGCGGACGGAACTCCGTGCGAGCGGGGAGCAGCTCCGCCCGCACGCCGCGGGCTCGTCGGAGCTGATCGCCCGCCTCACCCCGCAGGAACAGCGCGTCGTCGGACTCGCCGCGGACGGACTGAGCAACCGCGCCATCGGCGAACGGTTGTTCCTCAGTCCGCGCACCGTCGGCTACCACCTGTACAAGGCGTTTCCGAAGCTCGGGGTCGCCTCGCGCCGCGAGTTGGCCCGGCTCGGACTGCCCGGCTGA
- a CDS encoding NADPH-dependent FMN reductase: MTTTITQSSPRTATRPRLAVLIGSVRADRFGPVPAAWFAQQAREHAALEVEVVDLADYDLSVSLSAGDDVAALGARLAEADAFAVVTPEYNHSFPAGLKSAIDHFHQEWRAKPVAFVSYGGMAGGLRAVEQLRQVFAELHAVTVRDTLSFHNFWGTFDDDGQPVDGAANTAAKQLLDQLTWWAVSLREARDKRPYLN, encoded by the coding sequence ATGACGACGACGATCACGCAATCTTCGCCTCGAACCGCCACCCGGCCGCGCCTGGCGGTGCTCATCGGGAGCGTGCGCGCCGACCGCTTCGGGCCCGTTCCCGCGGCGTGGTTCGCCCAGCAGGCTCGCGAGCACGCCGCGCTGGAGGTGGAGGTCGTCGACCTCGCCGACTACGACCTGTCGGTGTCGCTCTCCGCCGGCGACGACGTCGCCGCGTTGGGCGCCCGGTTGGCCGAGGCGGACGCGTTCGCCGTGGTGACGCCCGAGTACAACCACAGCTTCCCCGCCGGGTTGAAGTCGGCGATCGACCACTTCCACCAGGAGTGGAGGGCGAAACCCGTCGCGTTCGTCTCGTACGGCGGCATGGCGGGCGGCCTGCGCGCGGTGGAGCAGCTCCGGCAGGTCTTCGCCGAACTGCACGCGGTCACCGTTCGCGACACGCTCAGCTTCCACAACTTCTGGGGCACGTTCGACGACGACGGGCAGCCGGTGGACGGTGCGGCCAACACGGCGGCCAAGCAGTTGCTCGACCAGTTGACCTGGTGGGCCGTGTCGTTGCGGGAGGCGCGGGACAAGCGCCCCTACCTGAATTGA
- a CDS encoding DNA glycosylase AlkZ-like family protein, producing MFETLRPRLVRHTDESGRELFDVEGAPLPDEVRRHVCHGAAVAATVLFDGTVAASWTRTSTSGTAGIDLCPFRALTGAQRSAVESEALRLLAFTDPGSEHRITWSPTE from the coding sequence GTGTTCGAAACGCTGCGGCCCCGGCTCGTGCGCCACACCGACGAGTCGGGGCGCGAGCTGTTCGACGTCGAGGGAGCCCCGCTGCCCGACGAGGTGCGCCGACACGTCTGCCACGGCGCCGCCGTGGCCGCGACGGTCCTGTTCGACGGCACCGTGGCGGCGAGCTGGACCAGGACGTCGACGAGCGGAACCGCCGGCATCGACCTCTGTCCCTTCCGGGCGCTCACCGGGGCGCAGCGGTCGGCCGTCGAGTCCGAGGCGCTCCGGCTGCTCGCCTTCACCGACCCCGGTTCCGAACACCGGATCACCTGGTCGCCGACCGAGTGA